One segment of Paenibacillus sp. FSL R7-0337 DNA contains the following:
- a CDS encoding DUF4037 domain-containing protein encodes MEQIKNYSQNEFVEIGKKHFETVILPKLQLISDQVVNSMMIFIEGSVAYGFCDEKSDIDLDYYIDMDIDEDIRQSIRELFTGETYWHQGVRVSYGFGGAYWKFDLLMNDEMDRFWNEFDPYALNNIMRATPVWDPKGILALSQKKVESYPDEIKKKIIRGLWVTVNDSGEYNFCEALKRNNIIEGRIYQYRALEAMLRLVYILNNQYFYPTKWLSAGLDKVPEDFGLKEAFDQIAVSHCEEDDYKEFMKVHENMKQFMIKHDSIEIEYIDNYSMIFQKPFHIFSTF; translated from the coding sequence ATGGAACAAATAAAAAATTATTCTCAGAATGAGTTTGTGGAAATTGGTAAGAAACATTTTGAAACGGTAATACTTCCAAAACTCCAATTGATTTCAGACCAGGTTGTCAATAGTATGATGATCTTCATTGAAGGTTCGGTTGCATATGGATTCTGTGATGAAAAATCGGATATTGATTTAGATTATTATATCGACATGGATATTGATGAGGATATCCGTCAAAGCATTAGAGAACTTTTTACAGGGGAAACATATTGGCATCAAGGAGTACGAGTATCTTATGGATTTGGTGGAGCGTATTGGAAATTTGATCTCCTTATGAATGATGAAATGGATAGATTTTGGAATGAGTTTGATCCTTATGCGTTAAACAATATTATGAGAGCTACTCCAGTATGGGACCCAAAAGGAATATTAGCATTATCGCAAAAAAAGGTTGAATCCTATCCGGATGAGATTAAAAAGAAGATTATTCGTGGTCTATGGGTTACAGTTAATGACAGTGGAGAGTACAATTTCTGCGAAGCATTGAAAAGAAATAATATAATTGAAGGGCGGATCTATCAATATAGAGCACTAGAAGCAATGCTTCGACTGGTATATATCCTAAACAATCAATATTTTTATCCAACTAAATGGTTATCTGCTGGATTAGATAAAGTACCGGAGGATTTTGGGCTAAAAGAGGCTTTTGATCAAATAGCTGTATCACATTGTGAAGAAGATGATTATAAAGAGTTTATGAAAGTCCATGAAAATATGAAGCAATTTATGATTAAGCATGATTCGATTGAAATAGAGTATATTGACAACTACAGTATGATTTTTCAAAAACCATTTCATATTTTTAGTACATTTTAG
- a CDS encoding extracellular solute-binding protein, with product MFNRLTGRKKALAVCFILFLSFMMLSACSGGESERSDSAGAPAPISILAPLHFPQTPSAELIAEIERLTGTQLNITWVPEGVYTDKMNTALTTGSLGKVTFVKFTDYNPVKNMIRSGAFWEIGPYLAEFPNLGQLNAAILKQTSVDGGIYGLYTERPASRQGIIIRKDWLEKLHLRPPGTLEELYEVMKQFTMNDPDGNGKPDTLGLVDRNDLVYGVFKTLSSYFGTPNNWTIEDGQFVPEFATPEYMNTMNFMRKLYKEQIINQDFALTSKEVQRDKFIRGTAGIFIGSMTDVQRLSIEAKAINPKAELTLINRIKGPDGYKVWSIPKYNGLYLFSRKAIATEQELKQVLRLFDRTMDEDVANLMAYGFEGRHYKLDGEGKVILPEETSQLRVYEVNPLNSLMIADVGNTHIKEVAQKEQLTALADQLSRDNEQFLVDDPTVSLTSPTYDEKNAELSAIIADATYNYILGNIDATGFAGEVEKWHTSGGSLIIQEYAEAEAKVRGAEE from the coding sequence ATGTTCAACCGGTTAACGGGCAGGAAGAAAGCTCTTGCAGTGTGCTTCATCCTGTTCTTATCGTTCATGATGTTAAGCGCTTGCAGCGGGGGGGAGTCTGAGCGTTCCGATTCAGCGGGCGCCCCGGCGCCGATCTCGATTCTGGCACCGCTGCATTTTCCGCAGACGCCTTCAGCGGAGCTGATCGCCGAGATTGAGCGACTGACCGGGACACAGCTCAATATTACCTGGGTACCGGAGGGCGTCTACACGGACAAAATGAATACTGCACTGACCACCGGCTCCCTCGGCAAAGTGACGTTCGTGAAATTCACCGATTATAATCCGGTCAAGAATATGATCCGCTCCGGCGCTTTTTGGGAGATTGGTCCCTATCTGGCGGAATTTCCGAATCTCGGTCAGCTGAATGCGGCGATTCTTAAGCAGACTTCGGTGGACGGAGGAATCTATGGCCTTTATACGGAAAGACCGGCCTCCCGGCAGGGCATTATTATCCGTAAGGACTGGCTGGAGAAGCTGCATCTCCGTCCGCCCGGAACGCTGGAGGAGCTGTATGAGGTGATGAAGCAGTTCACCATGAATGACCCGGACGGCAACGGCAAGCCAGACACCCTCGGACTGGTGGACCGCAACGATCTGGTGTACGGGGTATTCAAGACGTTAAGCTCCTATTTCGGCACGCCGAATAACTGGACAATCGAAGATGGACAGTTCGTCCCGGAATTCGCCACGCCTGAATATATGAACACGATGAACTTCATGCGTAAGTTATACAAGGAGCAGATCATTAACCAGGATTTCGCCCTGACCAGCAAAGAGGTACAGCGGGACAAGTTCATCCGGGGAACAGCGGGGATCTTCATCGGGAGCATGACGGATGTGCAGCGGCTCTCCATTGAGGCCAAGGCGATCAACCCCAAGGCGGAGCTGACGCTGATTAACCGGATTAAGGGGCCGGACGGATATAAGGTATGGTCCATACCCAAGTACAACGGCTTGTACCTCTTTTCACGTAAAGCCATTGCTACCGAGCAGGAGCTGAAGCAGGTGCTTAGATTATTCGACCGCACGATGGATGAGGATGTAGCCAACCTGATGGCTTACGGCTTTGAGGGCCGCCACTATAAGCTGGACGGGGAGGGGAAAGTGATTCTTCCTGAAGAGACATCCCAGCTGCGGGTGTATGAGGTCAATCCGCTCAATTCCCTGATGATCGCCGATGTGGGCAATACGCATATCAAGGAGGTCGCACAAAAGGAGCAGCTCACCGCCCTGGCCGACCAGCTCAGCCGGGATAACGAGCAGTTTCTGGTCGATGATCCCACCGTATCGCTAACCTCGCCAACCTATGACGAGAAGAACGCCGAGCTCTCCGCTATCATCGCAGATGCCACTTACAATTACATTCTCGGCAACATCGACGCCACCGGCTTCGCCGGCGAGGTCGAGAAATGGCATACCAGCGGCGGCAGCCTGATTATTCAGGAGTATGCGGAGGCGGAGGCGAAGGTGCGGGGGGCGGAGGAGTGA